One Lutra lutra chromosome 7, mLutLut1.2, whole genome shotgun sequence DNA window includes the following coding sequences:
- the CIAO2A gene encoding cytosolic iron-sulfur assembly component 2A isoform X1 produces the protein MERVSGLFSWTLSRVPWLTGLFERGAARQPRIMEEKALEVYDLIRTIRDPEKPNTLEELEVVTESSVEVQERNEDDYLVIIRFTPTVPHCSLATLIGLCLRVKLQRCLPFKHKLEIYISEGTHSTEEDINKQINDKERVAAAMENPNLREIVEQCVLEPD, from the exons ATGGAGCGGGTGTCCGGGCTGTTCTCCTGGACGCTGAGCAGAGTCCCGTGGCTCACCGGCCTCTTTGAGCGGGGAGCTGCCCGGCAGCCCCGGATCATGGAAGAGAAAGCGCTAGAGGTTTATG ATTTGATTCGAACTATCCGGGACCCAGAGAAGCCCAATACTTTAGAAGAACTGGAAGTGGTAACGGAAAGTAGTGTGGAGGTTCAGGAGAGAAACGAAGATGACTATTTGGTTATTATCAGGTTCACGCCAACAGTACCTCACTGCTCTTTGGCAACCCTTATTG GGCTGTGCTTAAGAGTAAAACTTCAGCGGTGTTTACCGTTTAAACATAAG ttgGAAATCTACATTTCTGAAGGAACCCACTCAACAGAGGAAGACA TCAACAAGCAGATAAATGACAAAGAGCGAGTGGCAGCTGCAATGGAAAACCCCAACTTACGGGAAATTGTGGAACAGTGTGTTCTGGAACCCGACTAA
- the CIAO2A gene encoding cytosolic iron-sulfur assembly component 2A isoform X2, which yields MERVSGLFSWTLSRVPWLTGLFERGAARQPRIMEEKALEVYDLIRTIRDPEKPNTLEELEVVTESSVEVQERNEDDYLVIIRFTPTVPHCSLATLIVGNLHF from the exons ATGGAGCGGGTGTCCGGGCTGTTCTCCTGGACGCTGAGCAGAGTCCCGTGGCTCACCGGCCTCTTTGAGCGGGGAGCTGCCCGGCAGCCCCGGATCATGGAAGAGAAAGCGCTAGAGGTTTATG ATTTGATTCGAACTATCCGGGACCCAGAGAAGCCCAATACTTTAGAAGAACTGGAAGTGGTAACGGAAAGTAGTGTGGAGGTTCAGGAGAGAAACGAAGATGACTATTTGGTTATTATCAGGTTCACGCCAACAGTACCTCACTGCTCTTTGGCAACCCTTATTG ttgGAAATCTACATTTCTGA